Genomic segment of Streptococcus australis:
TGTGAACTAACCCAAGTTTGATAAGCTTGAAACCAAGCTTCGGCTAAATATTCCAGCGTATTAATAGACACATTCTCTTTTCGAGTAAATCCATTTCTTTCAAAGTCTAAGCGAGCTTGAATAACTTCTCTATCAAGCTGCTTAAGTGTTTTTGCAGTAATAGTTGTTGTGACTTGTTTGCCAGTTTTAACATCTTTACCGAGAAATGCTCCTTTGAGCGTATACGAAATGGATTTATCTTTTTTGATTTTTTTAATGACCTTTTTGCCATTATGGATAATTGTTTCAGTTTCCATGTTTGCCTTTCTTCAGGGATATTGAAGTAGGCTAAAATAGTTATCACTCTTTCTTTTAGATAAAACTATTTTAGCACAAATTTTCAATATTAGGATTGTAAGAAGTTAATAACATCATCTAGTAAATAGAAGACAGTTCGTGTTCCCTCAATTGGAGGTTCTAATCTTTTTAATCCTTTTCGTTCCCATGTTTTTAGTGTGTTTGGAGAGATATTTAGCTGTTTTAGCAATTCTCTCTGTTGTACTATCTTTGGTGGTATGTTCTGTTCTTTGATTTGAATGAGTTTGATAAGTGTTTGCAATGATTGTTCAATTTGTTCTAATTTTTCGTTATTCATTATTTTTTTTCTCCTCTGTGTTTGAATTATGGAGTCGATTAGGATTATATCGTCGTGAATCTAGGTACTTGGCGAAGAAATACGTACGTTCAATGATTAGAGATAGTAAATTGGTATTGTTTGCTCGGGCATACCAGACCAATTCTTCAAATTCGGTAAAGTCGTTCTCTTCGATAATATCAACTACTTCATGTATAAAATCCGAGGAGTTCATCTCCATCAAGAATTTTTCTAAATTAAAGCCGCAACCGACTTCAATATCCTCAATGTTGTAGGGGGTCTTATCTGGATTTTCCGCATGGGTAAAGTAGTCAAATAAACCAGTGGGAGACATAACTACCTCCACATGTGCTGGACCGTTTAGTTTGTCACTGATGATATTTGATACTTGTGAATAGCTTTTCAGTGAATCAAAGAAGAAAGCACCGTGTTTGTGCGATTTCTTGAACTCTCCCGTCTGTCTATTAAAGTCCTTATCGTGCCAAGGACTAAGAATAAACGGAATATGGAGTTCCTCTAATATATTCAAGTAGTTCTCTGGTGCGCTTTCCTCATAGAAGAGAAACGTCCATTTGGTTGAGCGCTGTTCTTTTGCCATAGGCAGTTACCTCATTTCTTTTGGGT
This window contains:
- a CDS encoding MerR family transcriptional regulator; translation: MNNEKLEQIEQSLQTLIKLIQIKEQNIPPKIVQQRELLKQLNISPNTLKTWERKGLKRLEPPIEGTRTVFYLLDDVINFLQS
- a CDS encoding replication protein; its protein translation is MAKEQRSTKWTFLFYEESAPENYLNILEELHIPFILSPWHDKDFNRQTGEFKKSHKHGAFFFDSLKSYSQVSNIISDKLNGPAHVEVVMSPTGLFDYFTHAENPDKTPYNIEDIEVGCGFNLEKFLMEMNSSDFIHEVVDIIEENDFTEFEELVWYARANNTNLLSLIIERTYFFAKYLDSRRYNPNRLHNSNTEEKKNNE